A region from the Candidatus Electrothrix scaldis genome encodes:
- the nadA gene encoding quinolinate synthase NadA — MSFAHQPDIGSLYQGMQEEELVERIAARKKELADNLLILSHHYQHDSIYQFADLTGDSLKLAADAAKIKDKQFLIFCGVHFMAEAADILSAEHQQVILPHLDAGCPMADMSTRGAVAAAWTELMEATEVAEEAITPVTYVNSSAAVKSFVGEKGGSSCTSSNAERVLDWALSRGKLVFFFPDQHLGRNASFALGLPEEQVVLWRRGEPLGGCSKEQLQQARVVLWDGYCEVHMRSFPEHVHSWRAQDPQAKIIVHPECRNEVVRLADMSGSTEAIISAVAASQAGSHWVIGTELNLVERLAKQHPDKSIHSLTPSCLCPTMSAVKPANLLWVLDNLAERRVVNQIQVPEEIALQAKSCLDRMLSI, encoded by the coding sequence ATGTCATTTGCCCACCAGCCAGATATCGGATCATTATACCAAGGGATGCAGGAAGAAGAACTTGTCGAACGCATTGCGGCCCGGAAAAAAGAGCTCGCAGACAATCTGCTCATTCTCAGCCATCATTACCAGCACGATTCCATATATCAATTCGCTGACCTTACCGGTGATTCCCTGAAGCTGGCTGCTGACGCGGCAAAAATCAAAGACAAACAGTTCCTCATCTTCTGCGGAGTCCATTTCATGGCTGAAGCCGCAGATATTCTCTCAGCTGAACACCAACAGGTCATCCTCCCTCACCTTGATGCGGGTTGCCCGATGGCAGACATGTCCACCAGAGGAGCGGTTGCCGCTGCCTGGACCGAACTCATGGAGGCAACCGAGGTAGCCGAGGAAGCTATCACTCCAGTTACCTATGTCAATTCCTCAGCTGCTGTGAAAAGTTTTGTTGGAGAAAAAGGCGGTTCCTCCTGCACTTCCTCCAATGCAGAGCGGGTTCTTGACTGGGCCCTTTCCCGAGGGAAACTGGTCTTCTTTTTCCCGGACCAGCACCTCGGCCGCAATGCCTCTTTTGCTCTAGGGCTTCCAGAGGAACAGGTTGTGCTCTGGCGACGGGGAGAACCGCTGGGAGGATGCAGTAAAGAGCAGCTGCAACAGGCACGGGTTGTGCTATGGGATGGCTATTGCGAGGTGCATATGCGCAGCTTTCCTGAGCATGTGCATTCATGGCGCGCTCAAGATCCTCAAGCAAAAATCATTGTCCATCCAGAATGCCGCAACGAGGTTGTCCGTCTGGCCGATATGTCCGGGTCTACAGAGGCCATTATCTCCGCTGTTGCAGCCAGCCAAGCAGGCAGTCACTGGGTTATCGGTACAGAGCTCAATCTGGTGGAGCGTCTGGCCAAGCAACATCCAGACAAGAGCATTCACTCGCTGACCCCGTCCTGTCTCTGCCCGACCATGTCAGCAGTCAAACCAGCCAACCTCCTCTGGGTACTGGATAATCTTGCAGAAAGAAGAGTAGTTAATCAAATCCAGGTCCCTGAAGAGATCGCCCTCCAGGCCAAGAGCTGTCTCGACAGGATGCTGTCAATCTGA
- a CDS encoding CFI-box-CTERM domain-containing protein has protein sequence MRLFRIFSAGIAAVLFLVSLSHADVIVCFGDSITAGYKATPYPTNLQNMYGSAAGTQIVNAGKGGENTYSGAARISGVMDKYAPNYVVIMEGANDVMEGISASTTVFNLNIMLKAAVAVGAKPILSTITPNSSKSGYQPENYNPGIIDLAEGGGTTLVNTYANVVSNWSNLNVDGVHPNEDGSVKIAQGFYSQLVNTQNASSGGGGGGGCFIATAAYGTALEPQVVLLKRFRDLYLMTNRLGISFVELYYTYSPPVADFIRQHDFLRFIIRIFLLPLLTFSFFLVEFSPAEQLIIALVLLSSSGFFLIRFRKRLDAK, from the coding sequence ATGAGGCTGTTCAGAATATTCTCAGCAGGAATTGCGGCAGTACTTTTCCTTGTTTCTCTCTCCCATGCAGATGTCATTGTCTGTTTTGGCGACTCTATCACTGCTGGCTACAAAGCGACCCCTTATCCCACCAACTTGCAGAATATGTATGGTTCCGCTGCGGGTACGCAAATCGTCAATGCGGGTAAAGGTGGAGAAAATACTTATAGCGGGGCCGCTCGTATTAGCGGGGTGATGGATAAATATGCCCCTAATTATGTGGTTATTATGGAAGGAGCCAATGATGTCATGGAAGGCATCTCTGCTTCCACCACGGTCTTTAATCTCAACATTATGTTGAAAGCGGCCGTGGCTGTTGGAGCCAAACCTATCCTTTCCACCATCACCCCAAACAGCAGTAAATCAGGTTATCAACCTGAGAACTACAACCCGGGTATTATTGATCTCGCTGAAGGCGGAGGGACCACACTGGTGAACACCTATGCCAATGTGGTCTCAAATTGGTCAAACCTCAATGTCGATGGTGTCCATCCCAATGAAGATGGTTCCGTAAAAATAGCCCAAGGATTTTACTCACAGCTGGTCAACACCCAGAATGCCAGCAGTGGTGGTGGCGGAGGCGGTGGTTGCTTTATTGCCACAGCTGCCTATGGTACAGCTTTGGAACCTCAAGTTGTGCTCCTCAAAAGGTTTCGTGATCTCTACCTGATGACCAACCGCTTAGGTATTTCTTTTGTTGAACTCTATTATACCTACTCACCACCTGTAGCTGATTTTATCCGTCAACATGACTTTCTGCGCTTCATCATTCGGATCTTTCTTTTACCCTTATTAACATTCAGCTTTTTTCTTGTCGAGTTTTCACCGGCAGAACAGCTTATCATAGCCTTGGTTCTGCTTTCTTCTTCTGGATTTTTCCTGATCCGTTTCAGAAAACGACTCGATGCAAAGTAA
- a CDS encoding serine hydrolase, translated as MRRSPLLFLLGCLFLISFCSPHSKEREKRRFLKKPPTKHLVFPGKNWRQLPAEALCKNPQALSQFTKAIDGSGVIIKNGYLIKTWGHPAGRRHWASATKPVLSTLMLFAAQEGKIEVHGKIDPFMPGLLGKDKKITFYHLANMTSGYARHEWPGEAFAYNDYAIKLYHDTLLDKVFTTTDDPNQIILKENRLGLLQFQDGDVFEQIEEHGWSVHTSPRDFARIGWLWLNKGRWKDKQLLDRKLFDRYLKNQVPKSLPRSRYPARDYLAIGSYGAQSGNQTPYGPGNYGMNWWFNTGKRIWPSLPEDTFQANGHWNKETVTVIPSMNMVVAGFGDFGPFEPGPGPADDLMGLLVDACGQHH; from the coding sequence ATGCGTCGTTCTCCGCTCCTGTTTTTGTTGGGCTGTCTCTTCCTTATTTCATTCTGTTCCCCACATTCTAAGGAAAGGGAAAAACGACGCTTTCTGAAAAAGCCCCCAACAAAGCATCTTGTTTTTCCTGGAAAAAATTGGAGACAACTGCCTGCCGAGGCCCTATGTAAAAATCCACAGGCACTGAGCCAATTCACTAAAGCAATTGATGGCTCAGGCGTTATCATAAAAAACGGGTACCTCATCAAAACCTGGGGCCATCCTGCGGGGCGCAGGCACTGGGCATCCGCCACCAAGCCCGTGCTCAGCACCCTGATGCTTTTTGCTGCCCAGGAGGGCAAGATAGAGGTTCACGGTAAGATTGATCCGTTCATGCCCGGCCTCCTGGGCAAAGATAAAAAGATCACCTTTTATCACCTGGCCAATATGACCAGTGGCTACGCCCGGCATGAATGGCCAGGTGAGGCCTTTGCCTATAACGATTACGCAATCAAGCTCTATCATGACACCTTGCTTGATAAGGTCTTCACCACTACGGATGACCCGAACCAAATCATCCTGAAAGAAAATCGGCTCGGTCTTCTCCAATTCCAGGATGGCGACGTCTTTGAGCAGATCGAAGAGCATGGTTGGTCTGTCCACACTTCTCCCAGGGATTTTGCCCGCATTGGTTGGTTGTGGCTGAACAAAGGAAGGTGGAAGGACAAACAACTCCTGGACAGAAAGCTCTTTGATCGCTACCTCAAAAATCAGGTTCCCAAATCACTCCCCAGGTCGCGCTATCCAGCCCGTGATTATTTAGCTATTGGCTCCTATGGTGCCCAAAGCGGCAATCAAACCCCATACGGTCCTGGGAATTATGGTATGAATTGGTGGTTCAACACCGGCAAAAGGATCTGGCCCAGCCTGCCAGAAGACACCTTCCAGGCCAATGGACACTGGAACAAAGAAACCGTCACAGTGATTCCCAGCATGAACATGGTGGTGGCCGGTTTTGGTGATTTTGGTCCTTTTGAGCCCGGCCCAGGTCCGGCAGACGACCTCATGGGACTCCTGGTTGACGCCTGTGGGCAACATCATTGA